The Epinephelus lanceolatus isolate andai-2023 chromosome 21, ASM4190304v1, whole genome shotgun sequence genome has a segment encoding these proteins:
- the exoc7 gene encoding exocyst complex component 7 isoform X3 has product MGISSRMIPTEDASARKREIEEKLRQEQETLSFIRENLEKSDQLTKGMVSILSSFESRLMQLENSIIPVHKQTENLQRLQENVDKTLSCMDHVISYYHVAKDTDRIIREGPTGRLDEYLACIAKIQKAVEYFQDNNPDSPELNTVKARFEKGKELLEAEFRSLLTRYSKPVPPILILDAISVDEELEVQEDVVLEHLPEAVLQDVICIAGWLVEYGRNQDFMNVYFQIRSNQLDRSIKGLKDHFRKNSASSGILYSPAVQTKRKDTPTKKAPKRPGYDHDLRVKHLTDALTEKHGAAAGKDDVLDIEIDSYIHCISAFVKLAQSEYALLTEIIPEHHQKKTFDSLIQEALDNLMLEGDNIVSAARRAIMRHDYSAVLTIFPILRHLKMNKSEFDSTLQGTAASTKNKLPTLITSMETIGAKALEEFADSIKNDPDKEYNMPKDGTVHELTSNAILFLQQLLDFHETAGAMLASQVLGDTYNIPLDPRESSSSASSYTSEFNKRLLSTYICKVLGNLQLNLLSKSKVYEDSALSAIFLHNNYNYILKSLEKSELIQLVTVTQKKAENSYRELIEQQIQMYQRSWLKVTEHLTDRNMPVFQPGTKLKDKERQVIKDKFKGFNDGLEELCKIQKGWAIPDKEQRDFIRQAQRRVVSDAYRAFLHRCANISFTKNPEKYHKYRPEEVEEMIEKLFDTSA; this is encoded by the exons ATGGGAATTAGCTCCAGGATGATTCCTACCGAGGACGCGTCCGCCAGGAAGCGGGAGATAGAGGAGAAGCTGAGGCAG GAGCAAGAGACGCTGTCATTCATCCGGGAGAACCTGGAGAAGAGTGATCAGCTGACCAAGGGCATG GTCTCCATCTTGTCGTCGTTTGAGAGTCGCCTGATGCAGCTGGAGAACTCCATCATCCCGGTCCACAAACAGACGGAGAACCTGCAGCGTCTGCAGGAGAACGTGGACAAGACTCTGTCCTGCATGGATCACGTCATCAGTTATTACCACGTGGCCAAAGACACCGACAGGATCATCAGAGAGGG GCCGACGGGCAGGCTGGACGAGTATCTTGCTTGTATCGCAAAGATTCAGAAAGCTGTGGAATATTTTCAGGATAACAACCCTGACAGTCCTGAGCTCAACACAGTG AAAGCGCGCTTTGAGAAGGGCAAAGAGCTGCTAGAGGCGGAGTTCCGCAGCCTCCTGACCCGTTACAGTAAGCCTGTTCCTCCCATCCTCATCCTGGACGCCATCAGTGTCGACGAGGAGCTGGAGGTCCAGGAGGACGTGGTGCTGGAACACCTGCCTGAGGCCGTGCTCCAGGACGTCATCTGCATCGCCGGCTGGCTGGTAGAGTATGGACGCAACCAGG ATTTCATGAACGTCTACTTCCAGATCAGATCCAACCAGCTGGATCGCTCCATCAAAGGCCTCAAGGATCACTTCCGCAAGAACAGCGCCTCCTCTGGGATCCTCTACTCGCCTGCCGTCCAAACCAAACGCAAGGACACGCCCACCAAAAAGGCTCCCAAGAGACCAG GTTACGATCATGACTTGCGGGTCAAACACCTCACTGACGCCCTGACCGAGAAGCACGGGGCCGCTGCAG GAAAAGATGATGTTCTGGACATCGAGATCGACTCCTACATCCACTGCATCAGTGCCTTTGTCAAACTGGCCCAGAGCGAGTACGCCCTGCTGACAGAGATCATCCCCGAGCACCACCAGAAGAAGACCTTCGACTCCCTCATTCAG GAGGCGCTGGACAACCTGATGCTGGAGGGAGACAACATCGTGTCTGCAGCTCGCAGGGCCATAATGCGCCACGACTACTCAGCCGTGCTCACCATCTTCCCCATCCTCAGACACCTGAAAATGAACAAGTCTGAGTTTGACTCCACGCTGCAG GGAACAGCTGCGAGCACCAAGAACAAGCTGCCGACACTCATCACCTCCATGGAGACGATTGGAGCCAAAGCTCTGGAGGAGTTTGCAGACAGCATCAAG AATGATCCTGATAAAGAGTACAACATGCCCAAGGATGGAACAGTCCACGAACTGACCAGCAAC GCCATCctgttcctgcagcagctgctcgaCTTCCACGAGACAGCAGGAGCCATGCTGGCCTCACAAG TACTGGGGGACACTTACAATATACCTTTAGACCCCCGAG AGTCGAGTTCATCAGCGAGCAGCTACACCTCCGAGTTTAACAAAAGGCTCCTCAGTACTTATATAT GTAAGGTTTTGGGGAACTTGCAGCTGAACCTGCTCAGTAAATCCAAAGTGTACGAGGACTCAGCTCTGAGCGCCATTTTTCTGCACAACAACTACAACTACATCCTCAAGTCGCTGGAGAA aTCAGAGTTGATCCAGCTGGTGACAGTGACTCAGAAGAAAGCTGAGAACTCCTACAGAGAGCTGATCGAGCAGCAGATCCAGATGTACCAGCGCAG CTGGTTGAAAGTCACAGAGCACCTGACCGACAGGAACATGCCCGTCTTCCAACCCGGCACCAAG CTGAAAGATAAAGAGCGGCAGGTGATTAAAGACAAATTCAAG GGTTTTAACGACGGGCTGGAGGAGTTGTGTAAGATCCAGAAGGGCTGGGCCATCCCAGACAAAGAGCAGAGAGACTTCATCCGTCAGGCTCAGAGGAGGGTGGTGTCTGACGCCTACAGGGCCTTCCTGCACAG atgtgCCAACATCTCTTTCACCAAGAACCCAGAGAAGTATCACAAGTATCGTCCGGAGGAAGTGGAGGAGATGATTGAAAAGCTGTTTGACACGTCGGCCTGA
- the exoc7 gene encoding exocyst complex component 7 isoform X9 has translation MGISSRMIPTEDASARKREIEEKLRQEQETLSFIRENLEKSDQLTKGMVSILSSFESRLMQLENSIIPVHKQTENLQRLQENVDKTLSCMDHVISYYHVAKDTDRIIREGPTGRLDEYLACIAKIQKAVEYFQDNNPDSPELNTVKARFEKGKELLEAEFRSLLTRYSKPVPPILILDAISVDEELEVQEDVVLEHLPEAVLQDVICIAGWLVEYGRNQDFMNVYFQIRSNQLDRSIKGLKDHFRKNSASSGILYSPAVQTKRKDTPTKKAPKRPGKDDVLDIEIDSYIHCISAFVKLAQSEYALLTEIIPEHHQKKTFDSLIQEALDNLMLEGDNIVSAARRAIMRHDYSAVLTIFPILRHLKMNKSEFDSTLQGTAASTKNKLPTLITSMETIGAKALEEFADSIKNDPDKEYNMPKDGTVHELTSNAILFLQQLLDFHETAGAMLASQESSSSASSYTSEFNKRLLSTYICKVLGNLQLNLLSKSKVYEDSALSAIFLHNNYNYILKSLEKSELIQLVTVTQKKAENSYRELIEQQIQMYQRSWLKVTEHLTDRNMPVFQPGTKLKDKERQVIKDKFKGFNDGLEELCKIQKGWAIPDKEQRDFIRQAQRRVVSDAYRAFLHRCANISFTKNPEKYHKYRPEEVEEMIEKLFDTSA, from the exons ATGGGAATTAGCTCCAGGATGATTCCTACCGAGGACGCGTCCGCCAGGAAGCGGGAGATAGAGGAGAAGCTGAGGCAG GAGCAAGAGACGCTGTCATTCATCCGGGAGAACCTGGAGAAGAGTGATCAGCTGACCAAGGGCATG GTCTCCATCTTGTCGTCGTTTGAGAGTCGCCTGATGCAGCTGGAGAACTCCATCATCCCGGTCCACAAACAGACGGAGAACCTGCAGCGTCTGCAGGAGAACGTGGACAAGACTCTGTCCTGCATGGATCACGTCATCAGTTATTACCACGTGGCCAAAGACACCGACAGGATCATCAGAGAGGG GCCGACGGGCAGGCTGGACGAGTATCTTGCTTGTATCGCAAAGATTCAGAAAGCTGTGGAATATTTTCAGGATAACAACCCTGACAGTCCTGAGCTCAACACAGTG AAAGCGCGCTTTGAGAAGGGCAAAGAGCTGCTAGAGGCGGAGTTCCGCAGCCTCCTGACCCGTTACAGTAAGCCTGTTCCTCCCATCCTCATCCTGGACGCCATCAGTGTCGACGAGGAGCTGGAGGTCCAGGAGGACGTGGTGCTGGAACACCTGCCTGAGGCCGTGCTCCAGGACGTCATCTGCATCGCCGGCTGGCTGGTAGAGTATGGACGCAACCAGG ATTTCATGAACGTCTACTTCCAGATCAGATCCAACCAGCTGGATCGCTCCATCAAAGGCCTCAAGGATCACTTCCGCAAGAACAGCGCCTCCTCTGGGATCCTCTACTCGCCTGCCGTCCAAACCAAACGCAAGGACACGCCCACCAAAAAGGCTCCCAAGAGACCAG GAAAAGATGATGTTCTGGACATCGAGATCGACTCCTACATCCACTGCATCAGTGCCTTTGTCAAACTGGCCCAGAGCGAGTACGCCCTGCTGACAGAGATCATCCCCGAGCACCACCAGAAGAAGACCTTCGACTCCCTCATTCAG GAGGCGCTGGACAACCTGATGCTGGAGGGAGACAACATCGTGTCTGCAGCTCGCAGGGCCATAATGCGCCACGACTACTCAGCCGTGCTCACCATCTTCCCCATCCTCAGACACCTGAAAATGAACAAGTCTGAGTTTGACTCCACGCTGCAG GGAACAGCTGCGAGCACCAAGAACAAGCTGCCGACACTCATCACCTCCATGGAGACGATTGGAGCCAAAGCTCTGGAGGAGTTTGCAGACAGCATCAAG AATGATCCTGATAAAGAGTACAACATGCCCAAGGATGGAACAGTCCACGAACTGACCAGCAAC GCCATCctgttcctgcagcagctgctcgaCTTCCACGAGACAGCAGGAGCCATGCTGGCCTCACAAG AGTCGAGTTCATCAGCGAGCAGCTACACCTCCGAGTTTAACAAAAGGCTCCTCAGTACTTATATAT GTAAGGTTTTGGGGAACTTGCAGCTGAACCTGCTCAGTAAATCCAAAGTGTACGAGGACTCAGCTCTGAGCGCCATTTTTCTGCACAACAACTACAACTACATCCTCAAGTCGCTGGAGAA aTCAGAGTTGATCCAGCTGGTGACAGTGACTCAGAAGAAAGCTGAGAACTCCTACAGAGAGCTGATCGAGCAGCAGATCCAGATGTACCAGCGCAG CTGGTTGAAAGTCACAGAGCACCTGACCGACAGGAACATGCCCGTCTTCCAACCCGGCACCAAG CTGAAAGATAAAGAGCGGCAGGTGATTAAAGACAAATTCAAG GGTTTTAACGACGGGCTGGAGGAGTTGTGTAAGATCCAGAAGGGCTGGGCCATCCCAGACAAAGAGCAGAGAGACTTCATCCGTCAGGCTCAGAGGAGGGTGGTGTCTGACGCCTACAGGGCCTTCCTGCACAG atgtgCCAACATCTCTTTCACCAAGAACCCAGAGAAGTATCACAAGTATCGTCCGGAGGAAGTGGAGGAGATGATTGAAAAGCTGTTTGACACGTCGGCCTGA
- the exoc7 gene encoding exocyst complex component 7 isoform X7, with product MGISSRMIPTEDASARKREIEEKLRQEQETLSFIRENLEKSDQLTKGMVSILSSFESRLMQLENSIIPVHKQTENLQRLQENVDKTLSCMDHVISYYHVAKDTDRIIREGPTGRLDEYLACIAKIQKAVEYFQDNNPDSPELNTVKARFEKGKELLEAEFRSLLTRYSKPVPPILILDAISVDEELEVQEDVVLEHLPEAVLQDVICIAGWLVEYGRNQDFMNVYFQIRSNQLDRSIKGLKDHFRKNSASSGILYSPAVQTKRKDTPTKKAPKRPGYDHDLRVKHLTDALTEKHGAAAGKDDVLDIEIDSYIHCISAFVKLAQSEYALLTEIIPEHHQKKTFDSLIQEALDNLMLEGDNIVSAARRAIMRHDYSAVLTIFPILRHLKMNKSEFDSTLQGTAASTKNKLPTLITSMETIGAKALEEFADSIKNDPDKEYNMPKDGTVHELTSNAILFLQQLLDFHETAGAMLASQESSSSASSYTSEFNKRLLSTYICKVLGNLQLNLLSKSKVYEDSALSAIFLHNNYNYILKSLEKSELIQLVTVTQKKAENSYRELIEQQIQMYQRSWLKVTEHLTDRNMPVFQPGTKLKDKERQVIKDKFKGFNDGLEELCKIQKGWAIPDKEQRDFIRQAQRRVVSDAYRAFLHRCANISFTKNPEKYHKYRPEEVEEMIEKLFDTSA from the exons ATGGGAATTAGCTCCAGGATGATTCCTACCGAGGACGCGTCCGCCAGGAAGCGGGAGATAGAGGAGAAGCTGAGGCAG GAGCAAGAGACGCTGTCATTCATCCGGGAGAACCTGGAGAAGAGTGATCAGCTGACCAAGGGCATG GTCTCCATCTTGTCGTCGTTTGAGAGTCGCCTGATGCAGCTGGAGAACTCCATCATCCCGGTCCACAAACAGACGGAGAACCTGCAGCGTCTGCAGGAGAACGTGGACAAGACTCTGTCCTGCATGGATCACGTCATCAGTTATTACCACGTGGCCAAAGACACCGACAGGATCATCAGAGAGGG GCCGACGGGCAGGCTGGACGAGTATCTTGCTTGTATCGCAAAGATTCAGAAAGCTGTGGAATATTTTCAGGATAACAACCCTGACAGTCCTGAGCTCAACACAGTG AAAGCGCGCTTTGAGAAGGGCAAAGAGCTGCTAGAGGCGGAGTTCCGCAGCCTCCTGACCCGTTACAGTAAGCCTGTTCCTCCCATCCTCATCCTGGACGCCATCAGTGTCGACGAGGAGCTGGAGGTCCAGGAGGACGTGGTGCTGGAACACCTGCCTGAGGCCGTGCTCCAGGACGTCATCTGCATCGCCGGCTGGCTGGTAGAGTATGGACGCAACCAGG ATTTCATGAACGTCTACTTCCAGATCAGATCCAACCAGCTGGATCGCTCCATCAAAGGCCTCAAGGATCACTTCCGCAAGAACAGCGCCTCCTCTGGGATCCTCTACTCGCCTGCCGTCCAAACCAAACGCAAGGACACGCCCACCAAAAAGGCTCCCAAGAGACCAG GTTACGATCATGACTTGCGGGTCAAACACCTCACTGACGCCCTGACCGAGAAGCACGGGGCCGCTGCAG GAAAAGATGATGTTCTGGACATCGAGATCGACTCCTACATCCACTGCATCAGTGCCTTTGTCAAACTGGCCCAGAGCGAGTACGCCCTGCTGACAGAGATCATCCCCGAGCACCACCAGAAGAAGACCTTCGACTCCCTCATTCAG GAGGCGCTGGACAACCTGATGCTGGAGGGAGACAACATCGTGTCTGCAGCTCGCAGGGCCATAATGCGCCACGACTACTCAGCCGTGCTCACCATCTTCCCCATCCTCAGACACCTGAAAATGAACAAGTCTGAGTTTGACTCCACGCTGCAG GGAACAGCTGCGAGCACCAAGAACAAGCTGCCGACACTCATCACCTCCATGGAGACGATTGGAGCCAAAGCTCTGGAGGAGTTTGCAGACAGCATCAAG AATGATCCTGATAAAGAGTACAACATGCCCAAGGATGGAACAGTCCACGAACTGACCAGCAAC GCCATCctgttcctgcagcagctgctcgaCTTCCACGAGACAGCAGGAGCCATGCTGGCCTCACAAG AGTCGAGTTCATCAGCGAGCAGCTACACCTCCGAGTTTAACAAAAGGCTCCTCAGTACTTATATAT GTAAGGTTTTGGGGAACTTGCAGCTGAACCTGCTCAGTAAATCCAAAGTGTACGAGGACTCAGCTCTGAGCGCCATTTTTCTGCACAACAACTACAACTACATCCTCAAGTCGCTGGAGAA aTCAGAGTTGATCCAGCTGGTGACAGTGACTCAGAAGAAAGCTGAGAACTCCTACAGAGAGCTGATCGAGCAGCAGATCCAGATGTACCAGCGCAG CTGGTTGAAAGTCACAGAGCACCTGACCGACAGGAACATGCCCGTCTTCCAACCCGGCACCAAG CTGAAAGATAAAGAGCGGCAGGTGATTAAAGACAAATTCAAG GGTTTTAACGACGGGCTGGAGGAGTTGTGTAAGATCCAGAAGGGCTGGGCCATCCCAGACAAAGAGCAGAGAGACTTCATCCGTCAGGCTCAGAGGAGGGTGGTGTCTGACGCCTACAGGGCCTTCCTGCACAG atgtgCCAACATCTCTTTCACCAAGAACCCAGAGAAGTATCACAAGTATCGTCCGGAGGAAGTGGAGGAGATGATTGAAAAGCTGTTTGACACGTCGGCCTGA
- the exoc7 gene encoding exocyst complex component 7 isoform X5 has protein sequence MGISSRMIPTEDASARKREIEEKLRQEQETLSFIRENLEKSDQLTKGMVSILSSFESRLMQLENSIIPVHKQTENLQRLQENVDKTLSCMDHVISYYHVAKDTDRIIREGPTGRLDEYLACIAKIQKAVEYFQDNNPDSPELNTVKARFEKGKELLEAEFRSLLTRYSKPVPPILILDAISVDEELEVQEDVVLEHLPEAVLQDVICIAGWLVEYGRNQDFMNVYFQIRSNQLDRSIKGLKDHFRKNSASSGILYSPAVQTKRKDTPTKKAPKRPGTIRKAQNLLKQYSQHGLDGKKGGSNLTPLEGKDDVLDIEIDSYIHCISAFVKLAQSEYALLTEIIPEHHQKKTFDSLIQEALDNLMLEGDNIVSAARRAIMRHDYSAVLTIFPILRHLKMNKSEFDSTLQGTAASTKNKLPTLITSMETIGAKALEEFADSIKNDPDKEYNMPKDGTVHELTSNAILFLQQLLDFHETAGAMLASQESSSSASSYTSEFNKRLLSTYICKVLGNLQLNLLSKSKVYEDSALSAIFLHNNYNYILKSLEKSELIQLVTVTQKKAENSYRELIEQQIQMYQRSWLKVTEHLTDRNMPVFQPGTKLKDKERQVIKDKFKGFNDGLEELCKIQKGWAIPDKEQRDFIRQAQRRVVSDAYRAFLHRCANISFTKNPEKYHKYRPEEVEEMIEKLFDTSA, from the exons ATGGGAATTAGCTCCAGGATGATTCCTACCGAGGACGCGTCCGCCAGGAAGCGGGAGATAGAGGAGAAGCTGAGGCAG GAGCAAGAGACGCTGTCATTCATCCGGGAGAACCTGGAGAAGAGTGATCAGCTGACCAAGGGCATG GTCTCCATCTTGTCGTCGTTTGAGAGTCGCCTGATGCAGCTGGAGAACTCCATCATCCCGGTCCACAAACAGACGGAGAACCTGCAGCGTCTGCAGGAGAACGTGGACAAGACTCTGTCCTGCATGGATCACGTCATCAGTTATTACCACGTGGCCAAAGACACCGACAGGATCATCAGAGAGGG GCCGACGGGCAGGCTGGACGAGTATCTTGCTTGTATCGCAAAGATTCAGAAAGCTGTGGAATATTTTCAGGATAACAACCCTGACAGTCCTGAGCTCAACACAGTG AAAGCGCGCTTTGAGAAGGGCAAAGAGCTGCTAGAGGCGGAGTTCCGCAGCCTCCTGACCCGTTACAGTAAGCCTGTTCCTCCCATCCTCATCCTGGACGCCATCAGTGTCGACGAGGAGCTGGAGGTCCAGGAGGACGTGGTGCTGGAACACCTGCCTGAGGCCGTGCTCCAGGACGTCATCTGCATCGCCGGCTGGCTGGTAGAGTATGGACGCAACCAGG ATTTCATGAACGTCTACTTCCAGATCAGATCCAACCAGCTGGATCGCTCCATCAAAGGCCTCAAGGATCACTTCCGCAAGAACAGCGCCTCCTCTGGGATCCTCTACTCGCCTGCCGTCCAAACCAAACGCAAGGACACGCCCACCAAAAAGGCTCCCAAGAGACCAG GGACCATTCGCAAGGCTCAGAACCTTCTGAAACAGTACTCACAGCATGGGCTGGATGGGAAAAAGGGGGGCTCTAACCTCACTCCTTTGGAAG GAAAAGATGATGTTCTGGACATCGAGATCGACTCCTACATCCACTGCATCAGTGCCTTTGTCAAACTGGCCCAGAGCGAGTACGCCCTGCTGACAGAGATCATCCCCGAGCACCACCAGAAGAAGACCTTCGACTCCCTCATTCAG GAGGCGCTGGACAACCTGATGCTGGAGGGAGACAACATCGTGTCTGCAGCTCGCAGGGCCATAATGCGCCACGACTACTCAGCCGTGCTCACCATCTTCCCCATCCTCAGACACCTGAAAATGAACAAGTCTGAGTTTGACTCCACGCTGCAG GGAACAGCTGCGAGCACCAAGAACAAGCTGCCGACACTCATCACCTCCATGGAGACGATTGGAGCCAAAGCTCTGGAGGAGTTTGCAGACAGCATCAAG AATGATCCTGATAAAGAGTACAACATGCCCAAGGATGGAACAGTCCACGAACTGACCAGCAAC GCCATCctgttcctgcagcagctgctcgaCTTCCACGAGACAGCAGGAGCCATGCTGGCCTCACAAG AGTCGAGTTCATCAGCGAGCAGCTACACCTCCGAGTTTAACAAAAGGCTCCTCAGTACTTATATAT GTAAGGTTTTGGGGAACTTGCAGCTGAACCTGCTCAGTAAATCCAAAGTGTACGAGGACTCAGCTCTGAGCGCCATTTTTCTGCACAACAACTACAACTACATCCTCAAGTCGCTGGAGAA aTCAGAGTTGATCCAGCTGGTGACAGTGACTCAGAAGAAAGCTGAGAACTCCTACAGAGAGCTGATCGAGCAGCAGATCCAGATGTACCAGCGCAG CTGGTTGAAAGTCACAGAGCACCTGACCGACAGGAACATGCCCGTCTTCCAACCCGGCACCAAG CTGAAAGATAAAGAGCGGCAGGTGATTAAAGACAAATTCAAG GGTTTTAACGACGGGCTGGAGGAGTTGTGTAAGATCCAGAAGGGCTGGGCCATCCCAGACAAAGAGCAGAGAGACTTCATCCGTCAGGCTCAGAGGAGGGTGGTGTCTGACGCCTACAGGGCCTTCCTGCACAG atgtgCCAACATCTCTTTCACCAAGAACCCAGAGAAGTATCACAAGTATCGTCCGGAGGAAGTGGAGGAGATGATTGAAAAGCTGTTTGACACGTCGGCCTGA
- the exoc7 gene encoding exocyst complex component 7 isoform X2 has protein sequence MGISSRMIPTEDASARKREIEEKLRQEQETLSFIRENLEKSDQLTKGMVSILSSFESRLMQLENSIIPVHKQTENLQRLQENVDKTLSCMDHVISYYHVAKDTDRIIREGPTGRLDEYLACIAKIQKAVEYFQDNNPDSPELNTVKARFEKGKELLEAEFRSLLTRYSKPVPPILILDAISVDEELEVQEDVVLEHLPEAVLQDVICIAGWLVEYGRNQDFMNVYFQIRSNQLDRSIKGLKDHFRKNSASSGILYSPAVQTKRKDTPTKKAPKRPGTIRKAQNLLKQYSQHGLDGKKGGSNLTPLEGKDDVLDIEIDSYIHCISAFVKLAQSEYALLTEIIPEHHQKKTFDSLIQEALDNLMLEGDNIVSAARRAIMRHDYSAVLTIFPILRHLKMNKSEFDSTLQGTAASTKNKLPTLITSMETIGAKALEEFADSIKNDPDKEYNMPKDGTVHELTSNAILFLQQLLDFHETAGAMLASQVLGDTYNIPLDPRESSSSASSYTSEFNKRLLSTYICKVLGNLQLNLLSKSKVYEDSALSAIFLHNNYNYILKSLEKSELIQLVTVTQKKAENSYRELIEQQIQMYQRSWLKVTEHLTDRNMPVFQPGTKLKDKERQVIKDKFKGFNDGLEELCKIQKGWAIPDKEQRDFIRQAQRRVVSDAYRAFLHRCANISFTKNPEKYHKYRPEEVEEMIEKLFDTSA, from the exons ATGGGAATTAGCTCCAGGATGATTCCTACCGAGGACGCGTCCGCCAGGAAGCGGGAGATAGAGGAGAAGCTGAGGCAG GAGCAAGAGACGCTGTCATTCATCCGGGAGAACCTGGAGAAGAGTGATCAGCTGACCAAGGGCATG GTCTCCATCTTGTCGTCGTTTGAGAGTCGCCTGATGCAGCTGGAGAACTCCATCATCCCGGTCCACAAACAGACGGAGAACCTGCAGCGTCTGCAGGAGAACGTGGACAAGACTCTGTCCTGCATGGATCACGTCATCAGTTATTACCACGTGGCCAAAGACACCGACAGGATCATCAGAGAGGG GCCGACGGGCAGGCTGGACGAGTATCTTGCTTGTATCGCAAAGATTCAGAAAGCTGTGGAATATTTTCAGGATAACAACCCTGACAGTCCTGAGCTCAACACAGTG AAAGCGCGCTTTGAGAAGGGCAAAGAGCTGCTAGAGGCGGAGTTCCGCAGCCTCCTGACCCGTTACAGTAAGCCTGTTCCTCCCATCCTCATCCTGGACGCCATCAGTGTCGACGAGGAGCTGGAGGTCCAGGAGGACGTGGTGCTGGAACACCTGCCTGAGGCCGTGCTCCAGGACGTCATCTGCATCGCCGGCTGGCTGGTAGAGTATGGACGCAACCAGG ATTTCATGAACGTCTACTTCCAGATCAGATCCAACCAGCTGGATCGCTCCATCAAAGGCCTCAAGGATCACTTCCGCAAGAACAGCGCCTCCTCTGGGATCCTCTACTCGCCTGCCGTCCAAACCAAACGCAAGGACACGCCCACCAAAAAGGCTCCCAAGAGACCAG GGACCATTCGCAAGGCTCAGAACCTTCTGAAACAGTACTCACAGCATGGGCTGGATGGGAAAAAGGGGGGCTCTAACCTCACTCCTTTGGAAG GAAAAGATGATGTTCTGGACATCGAGATCGACTCCTACATCCACTGCATCAGTGCCTTTGTCAAACTGGCCCAGAGCGAGTACGCCCTGCTGACAGAGATCATCCCCGAGCACCACCAGAAGAAGACCTTCGACTCCCTCATTCAG GAGGCGCTGGACAACCTGATGCTGGAGGGAGACAACATCGTGTCTGCAGCTCGCAGGGCCATAATGCGCCACGACTACTCAGCCGTGCTCACCATCTTCCCCATCCTCAGACACCTGAAAATGAACAAGTCTGAGTTTGACTCCACGCTGCAG GGAACAGCTGCGAGCACCAAGAACAAGCTGCCGACACTCATCACCTCCATGGAGACGATTGGAGCCAAAGCTCTGGAGGAGTTTGCAGACAGCATCAAG AATGATCCTGATAAAGAGTACAACATGCCCAAGGATGGAACAGTCCACGAACTGACCAGCAAC GCCATCctgttcctgcagcagctgctcgaCTTCCACGAGACAGCAGGAGCCATGCTGGCCTCACAAG TACTGGGGGACACTTACAATATACCTTTAGACCCCCGAG AGTCGAGTTCATCAGCGAGCAGCTACACCTCCGAGTTTAACAAAAGGCTCCTCAGTACTTATATAT GTAAGGTTTTGGGGAACTTGCAGCTGAACCTGCTCAGTAAATCCAAAGTGTACGAGGACTCAGCTCTGAGCGCCATTTTTCTGCACAACAACTACAACTACATCCTCAAGTCGCTGGAGAA aTCAGAGTTGATCCAGCTGGTGACAGTGACTCAGAAGAAAGCTGAGAACTCCTACAGAGAGCTGATCGAGCAGCAGATCCAGATGTACCAGCGCAG CTGGTTGAAAGTCACAGAGCACCTGACCGACAGGAACATGCCCGTCTTCCAACCCGGCACCAAG CTGAAAGATAAAGAGCGGCAGGTGATTAAAGACAAATTCAAG GGTTTTAACGACGGGCTGGAGGAGTTGTGTAAGATCCAGAAGGGCTGGGCCATCCCAGACAAAGAGCAGAGAGACTTCATCCGTCAGGCTCAGAGGAGGGTGGTGTCTGACGCCTACAGGGCCTTCCTGCACAG atgtgCCAACATCTCTTTCACCAAGAACCCAGAGAAGTATCACAAGTATCGTCCGGAGGAAGTGGAGGAGATGATTGAAAAGCTGTTTGACACGTCGGCCTGA